A genomic window from Syngnathus typhle isolate RoL2023-S1 ecotype Sweden linkage group LG18, RoL_Styp_1.0, whole genome shotgun sequence includes:
- the asah2 gene encoding neutral ceramidase isoform X2 produces MAARKRFTLSALEVTLTVLFVVMTTVSVTLITMTATRGATTCLGPTPDPKPSYLIGVGRADCTGPPAELPLMGYANPQQTAAGIHTRLFSRAFIINDGRRRVLFVTVDVGMISQRLRLEVLKALQAKYGNQYRQDNVVLSGTHTHSGPAGYFQYTLFMISSKGYLKSSVQPLVKGIVKSVERAHSTLRPGRIYKNRGRVDASSVNRSPHSYRNNPQEEQNRYDDNVDKDMVLLKFTDLDGDGIGVLGWFAVHAVSMKTTNRLVSSDNMGYAAYLMEKHKNPAALPGQAAFVAAFSSSNLGDVTPNIEGPHCVNSGLACDYLNSSCPDGGTKECQAFGPGEDMFDSTSIIAHNIFTKAKELYASAVDQVTGSVYSAHQWVNMTDVTVDINATHAVRTCKPALGHSFAAGTTDGGGDLNFTQGAVEGDPFWDGIRDALLGEPSNQTQECHWPKPILFSTGEMNWPLPWHPEIVDVQIFTVGSLAVVAVPGEMTTMAGRRLREAVKQELQRGEAFSDADVVIAGLSNVYTHYISTYEEYQVQRYEGASTIYGPHTLSAYILKFSHLARAIAQDRLGTLAPGPPPPFFQKNLFNLLPAATLDRKPDNSSFGDVLEEVLPVYRRGDVVSVTFVAGNPRHSGDVRDRSFVAVEMQDDAGADRWTLVHTDASWETRFLWVKGSERRSNATVEWRIPADAPAASYRIKHFGHYKSMKGLRPLITPYQGMSRVFRVIDSFYSE; encoded by the exons ATGGCCGCCAGGAAGCGTTTCACACTTTCCGCTCTGGAGGTGACGCTGACCGTCCTCTTTGTGGTCATGACGACCGTCAGCGTCACTCTGATCACCATGACGGCCACCCGCGGCGCGACCACCT GTCTCGGCCCGACTCCGGACCCGAAGCCGTCTTACCTGATCGGAGTGGGACGCGCCGATTGCACCGGACCCCCGGCTGAACTTCCTCTG aTGGGCTACGCCAACCCTCAGCAGACGGCTGCGGGAATTCACACCCGTTTGTTCAGTCGCGCCTTCATCATCAACGACGGTCGCCGCCGAGTCCTCTTTGTCACGGTGGACGTGGGAATGATCTCGCAGAGGCTCAGGTTGGAG GTCCTGAAGGCCCTGCAAGCCAAATACGGCAACCAGTATCGGCAAGACAACGTGGTGCTGAGcggcacgcacacgcactcggGGCCGGCCGGGTACTTTCAGTACACGCTTTTCATGATCAGCAGCAAAGGTTACCTCAAGTCATCGGTGCAGCCGCTCGTCAAAGGCATCGTCAAG AGTGTCGAGCGAGCCCACAGCACGCTGCGGCCGGGACGGATCTACAAGAATCGAGGACGCGTGGATGCCAGCAGCGTCAACCGAAGCCCTCATTCTTACCGCAACAACCCGCAGGAGGAGCAAAACAG GTATGACGACAACGTGGACAAAGACATGGTGCTTCTCAAGTTTACCGATCTGGACGGGGATGGCATCGGCGTGCTTGG CTGGTTCGCGGTGCACGCAGTCAGCATGAAGACCACCAATCGTCTGGTGAGCAGCGACAACATGGGCTATGCAGCCTACCTGATGGAGAAGCACAAGaaccccgccgcgctccccggACAG GCAGCTTTTgtggctgctttctcctccagtaACCTTGGTGACGTGACTCCGAACATTGAAGGCCCTCACTGCGTCAACTCTGGACTGGCCTGTGACTACTTGAACAGCTCGTGTCCTGACGGAGGG ACAAAGGAGTGCCAAGCGTTTGGACCCGGGGAAGACATGTTTGACAGCACCAGTATCATCGCCCATAACATCTTCACGAAGGCCAAG GAACTTTACGCCAGCGCGGTGGACCAAGTGACGGGCTCGGTTTATTCGGCTCATCAGTGGGTCAACATGACGGACGTCACGGTCGACATCAATGCCACGCACGCG GTGAGGACGTGCAAGCCAGCGCTGGGTCACAGTTTTGCTGCAGGAACCACAGATGGAGGAGGAGACCTCAACTTCACCCAAG GTGCGGTGGAGGGCGACCCGTTTTGGGACGGCATCCGAGACGCCCTGCTGGGTGAGCCATCCAACCAAACGCAGGAATGTCACTGGCCCAAGCCCATCCTGTTCAGCACCGGAGAG ATGAACTGGCCGTTGCCGTGGCACCCAGAAATTGTTGATGTGCAGATCTTCACTGTTGGATCTCTAGCGGTTGTTGCTGTTCCTGGAGAGATGAc CACCATGGCAGGCAGAAGGCTCAGAGAAGCCGTTAAACAG GAGCTTCAGCGAGGCGAGGCCTTCTCAGACGCAGACGTGGTGATCGCCGGTCTGAGCAACGTGTACACGCACTACATCAGCACCTACGAGGAGTACCAg GTTCAGAGGTACGAGGGCGCGTCCACCATCTACGGCCCGCACACGCTCAGCGCCTACATCCTGAAATTCAGCCACTTGGCACGCGCCATCGCTCAG GACCGACTTGGCACGCTTGCCCCGGGTCCGCCTCCTCCGTTCTTCCAGAAGAATCTTTTCAACCTGCTACCCGCGGCGACACTTGACAGGAAACCGGACAACAGCAGCTTTGGAGATGTCCTGGAGGAGGTCCTCCCTGTCTACAGACGG GGCGACGTAGTGTCCGTCACCTTTGTGGCAGGAAATCCCCGACACTCAGGAGACGTG AGGGATCGAAGCTTTGTCGCGGTGGAGATGCAGGATGACGCTGGCGCCGACAGATGGACGTTGGTCCATACTGACGCCTCGTGGGAGACCAG GTTCCTCTGGGTGAAAGGCTCAGAGCGGCGGAGCAACGCCACAGTGGAGTGGCGCATCCCGGCCGACGCCCCTGCCGCTTCCTACAGGATCAAACACTTTGGCCACTACAAGAGCATGAAAGGCCTGCGACCGCTCATCACACCCTACCAGGGCATGTCCCGCGTCTTTCGGGTCATCGACAGCTTCTACTCCGAGTGA
- the asah2 gene encoding neutral ceramidase isoform X1 — protein sequence MAARKRFTLSALEVTLTVLFVVMTTVSVTLITMTATRGATTCLGPTPDPKPSYLIGVGRADCTGPPAELPLMGYANPQQTAAGIHTRLFSRAFIINDGRRRVLFVTVDVGMISQRLRLEVLKALQAKYGNQYRQDNVVLSGTHTHSGPAGYFQYTLFMISSKGYLKSSVQPLVKGIVKSVERAHSTLRPGRIYKNRGRVDASSVNRSPHSYRNNPQEEQNRYDDNVDKDMVLLKFTDLDGDGIGVLGWFAVHAVSMKTTNRLVSSDNMGYAAYLMEKHKNPAALPGQAAFVAAFSSSNLGDVTPNIEGPHCVNSGLACDYLNSSCPDGGTKECQAFGPGEDMFDSTSIIAHNIFTKAKELYASAVDQVTGSVYSAHQWVNMTDVTVDINATHAVRTCKPALGHSFAAGTTDGGGDLNFTQGSTWTLTYVWTLHVYLLHMVGAVEGDPFWDGIRDALLGEPSNQTQECHWPKPILFSTGEMNWPLPWHPEIVDVQIFTVGSLAVVAVPGEMTTMAGRRLREAVKQELQRGEAFSDADVVIAGLSNVYTHYISTYEEYQVQRYEGASTIYGPHTLSAYILKFSHLARAIAQDRLGTLAPGPPPPFFQKNLFNLLPAATLDRKPDNSSFGDVLEEVLPVYRRGDVVSVTFVAGNPRHSGDVRDRSFVAVEMQDDAGADRWTLVHTDASWETRFLWVKGSERRSNATVEWRIPADAPAASYRIKHFGHYKSMKGLRPLITPYQGMSRVFRVIDSFYSE from the exons ATGGCCGCCAGGAAGCGTTTCACACTTTCCGCTCTGGAGGTGACGCTGACCGTCCTCTTTGTGGTCATGACGACCGTCAGCGTCACTCTGATCACCATGACGGCCACCCGCGGCGCGACCACCT GTCTCGGCCCGACTCCGGACCCGAAGCCGTCTTACCTGATCGGAGTGGGACGCGCCGATTGCACCGGACCCCCGGCTGAACTTCCTCTG aTGGGCTACGCCAACCCTCAGCAGACGGCTGCGGGAATTCACACCCGTTTGTTCAGTCGCGCCTTCATCATCAACGACGGTCGCCGCCGAGTCCTCTTTGTCACGGTGGACGTGGGAATGATCTCGCAGAGGCTCAGGTTGGAG GTCCTGAAGGCCCTGCAAGCCAAATACGGCAACCAGTATCGGCAAGACAACGTGGTGCTGAGcggcacgcacacgcactcggGGCCGGCCGGGTACTTTCAGTACACGCTTTTCATGATCAGCAGCAAAGGTTACCTCAAGTCATCGGTGCAGCCGCTCGTCAAAGGCATCGTCAAG AGTGTCGAGCGAGCCCACAGCACGCTGCGGCCGGGACGGATCTACAAGAATCGAGGACGCGTGGATGCCAGCAGCGTCAACCGAAGCCCTCATTCTTACCGCAACAACCCGCAGGAGGAGCAAAACAG GTATGACGACAACGTGGACAAAGACATGGTGCTTCTCAAGTTTACCGATCTGGACGGGGATGGCATCGGCGTGCTTGG CTGGTTCGCGGTGCACGCAGTCAGCATGAAGACCACCAATCGTCTGGTGAGCAGCGACAACATGGGCTATGCAGCCTACCTGATGGAGAAGCACAAGaaccccgccgcgctccccggACAG GCAGCTTTTgtggctgctttctcctccagtaACCTTGGTGACGTGACTCCGAACATTGAAGGCCCTCACTGCGTCAACTCTGGACTGGCCTGTGACTACTTGAACAGCTCGTGTCCTGACGGAGGG ACAAAGGAGTGCCAAGCGTTTGGACCCGGGGAAGACATGTTTGACAGCACCAGTATCATCGCCCATAACATCTTCACGAAGGCCAAG GAACTTTACGCCAGCGCGGTGGACCAAGTGACGGGCTCGGTTTATTCGGCTCATCAGTGGGTCAACATGACGGACGTCACGGTCGACATCAATGCCACGCACGCG GTGAGGACGTGCAAGCCAGCGCTGGGTCACAGTTTTGCTGCAGGAACCACAGATGGAGGAGGAGACCTCAACTTCACCCAAGGTTCTACATGGACCTTGACATACGTTTGGACACTACATGTTTACTTGTTGCACATGGTAGGTGCGGTGGAGGGCGACCCGTTTTGGGACGGCATCCGAGACGCCCTGCTGGGTGAGCCATCCAACCAAACGCAGGAATGTCACTGGCCCAAGCCCATCCTGTTCAGCACCGGAGAG ATGAACTGGCCGTTGCCGTGGCACCCAGAAATTGTTGATGTGCAGATCTTCACTGTTGGATCTCTAGCGGTTGTTGCTGTTCCTGGAGAGATGAc CACCATGGCAGGCAGAAGGCTCAGAGAAGCCGTTAAACAG GAGCTTCAGCGAGGCGAGGCCTTCTCAGACGCAGACGTGGTGATCGCCGGTCTGAGCAACGTGTACACGCACTACATCAGCACCTACGAGGAGTACCAg GTTCAGAGGTACGAGGGCGCGTCCACCATCTACGGCCCGCACACGCTCAGCGCCTACATCCTGAAATTCAGCCACTTGGCACGCGCCATCGCTCAG GACCGACTTGGCACGCTTGCCCCGGGTCCGCCTCCTCCGTTCTTCCAGAAGAATCTTTTCAACCTGCTACCCGCGGCGACACTTGACAGGAAACCGGACAACAGCAGCTTTGGAGATGTCCTGGAGGAGGTCCTCCCTGTCTACAGACGG GGCGACGTAGTGTCCGTCACCTTTGTGGCAGGAAATCCCCGACACTCAGGAGACGTG AGGGATCGAAGCTTTGTCGCGGTGGAGATGCAGGATGACGCTGGCGCCGACAGATGGACGTTGGTCCATACTGACGCCTCGTGGGAGACCAG GTTCCTCTGGGTGAAAGGCTCAGAGCGGCGGAGCAACGCCACAGTGGAGTGGCGCATCCCGGCCGACGCCCCTGCCGCTTCCTACAGGATCAAACACTTTGGCCACTACAAGAGCATGAAAGGCCTGCGACCGCTCATCACACCCTACCAGGGCATGTCCCGCGTCTTTCGGGTCATCGACAGCTTCTACTCCGAGTGA